One window of the Natronomonas marina genome contains the following:
- a CDS encoding metal ABC transporter substrate-binding protein → MTRREALRVGGAAALAGAAGCTALPSAPVQSGDDEGGGPVAVASFFSFFDFGRKIADGTPLTVENLVPTGFHGHGWDPNARITQRIIEADAFVHVGEDFQPWADRAIETIEGDDVDTALVNVREGIDLVDLAATLDRDEEGVGEQRGKDPHFWLDPRRARRSVDNIAEGFADIVPEHADAFRDNAETYKTDVLDRIDADYAAMFDRADRDIVQLAAHNAFQYIGVRYGVRMRPLVTNLAASGDVKPADIREAARVIRDNDIRYIANGVFEKQDPAQTLVRETGVEAYFPVTPYAGVREEWVAENWGYEEIAYNINMPTFEIVLGNETPEAAAPSPEWLEQWRNFDSI, encoded by the coding sequence ATAACGCGACGGGAGGCCCTCCGCGTCGGCGGTGCGGCCGCCCTGGCCGGCGCGGCCGGCTGTACCGCCCTGCCGAGCGCGCCGGTGCAGTCGGGCGACGACGAGGGCGGCGGTCCCGTCGCCGTCGCCTCCTTCTTCAGCTTCTTCGACTTCGGCCGAAAGATCGCCGACGGCACCCCGTTGACGGTGGAGAACCTGGTACCGACGGGCTTCCACGGCCACGGGTGGGATCCGAACGCGCGGATCACCCAGCGCATCATCGAGGCGGACGCGTTCGTCCACGTCGGGGAGGACTTCCAGCCGTGGGCCGACCGCGCCATCGAGACCATCGAGGGCGACGACGTCGACACCGCGCTCGTCAACGTCCGGGAGGGAATCGACCTGGTCGACCTCGCGGCGACGCTGGACCGCGACGAGGAGGGCGTCGGCGAACAGCGCGGCAAGGACCCCCACTTCTGGCTGGACCCCCGGCGTGCCAGGCGGTCCGTGGACAACATCGCCGAGGGGTTCGCCGACATCGTCCCCGAGCACGCCGACGCGTTCCGCGACAACGCCGAGACCTACAAGACCGACGTCCTCGACCGCATCGACGCCGACTACGCCGCCATGTTCGACCGCGCAGACCGAGACATCGTCCAGCTTGCGGCCCACAACGCCTTCCAGTACATCGGGGTCCGCTACGGCGTCCGGATGCGACCGCTGGTGACGAACCTCGCCGCCAGCGGGGACGTCAAACCGGCGGACATCCGGGAGGCTGCCCGCGTCATCCGGGACAACGACATCCGCTACATCGCAAACGGCGTCTTCGAGAAACAGGACCCCGCCCAGACGCTCGTCCGCGAGACCGGCGTGGAGGCGTACTTCCCCGTGACACCGTACGCCGGCGTTCGGGAGGAGTGGGTCGCGGAGAACTGGGGCTACGAGGAGATCGCCTACAACATCAACATGCCCACCTTCGAAATCGTGCTCGGCAACGAGACGCCCGAGGCGGCCGCTCCCTCGCCGGAGTGGCTCGAACAGTGGCGGAACTTCGATTCGATATGA
- a CDS encoding J domain-containing protein: protein MVVEPFVSLPRWLYLGVAAGVLVSVVVAVTFLVARRLFPDRGESAGGGQSGRSTEAIRRTEIREYLNRIDERFVEDAEVAGNRVAFLLPHRDVAVTFDARTFLALERAPTHVILAEHEMPGVALGNRLPFETPELSFGPEDPAGREERVGAADAAYDVLGLSSGADEEAVRRAYRRRVKEVHPDQGGDEEEFQRVQEAYDAARRYAS from the coding sequence GTGGTCGTCGAACCGTTCGTGTCGCTGCCCCGCTGGCTGTATCTCGGCGTCGCCGCCGGCGTCCTCGTGAGCGTCGTCGTCGCCGTCACCTTCCTCGTCGCCCGACGACTCTTCCCCGACCGCGGCGAGTCGGCCGGCGGAGGACAGTCGGGGCGCTCGACCGAGGCCATCCGCCGCACGGAGATACGCGAGTACCTGAACCGCATCGACGAGCGGTTCGTCGAGGACGCCGAGGTCGCCGGCAACCGCGTCGCCTTCCTCCTCCCGCACCGCGACGTCGCCGTCACTTTCGACGCCCGTACCTTCCTGGCGCTGGAGCGGGCGCCGACCCACGTCATCCTCGCCGAACACGAGATGCCGGGGGTCGCGCTCGGCAACCGACTCCCCTTCGAGACGCCCGAACTCTCCTTCGGCCCCGAGGACCCCGCCGGCCGCGAGGAACGGGTCGGGGCCGCCGACGCCGCCTACGACGTGCTGGGCCTGTCGAGCGGCGCCGACGAGGAGGCCGTCCGGCGCGCCTACCGCCGGCGCGTCAAGGAGGTCCACCCCGACCAGGGCGGCGACGAAGAGGAGTTCCAGCGGGTACAGGAGGCCTACGACGCCGCCCGGAGGTATGCCTCGTGA
- a CDS encoding metal ABC transporter ATP-binding protein: MSSQDTGTATTDEAASGRTDERLDAADTDADTDAATDTDRPGTPSDPVVDLADVTFGYTATPVVEDVSLTVDRGEYVAIVGPNGSGKSTLMQLMLGLLEPDRGSARLFGERADRFDDGERLGYVAQTANAAKEMPITVREVVKMGRFPHVGFGLLSGEDWAIVDDALETVGMSAFADRRITELSGGQRQRAFIARALASEADLLVLDEPTVGVDAESVTAFYDLLASLNAEDITVLLIEHDLGAVVEHADRVVCLNREVYFDGPTDEFVDSDALARAFGTEARFLSEVNR, from the coding sequence ATGAGCAGCCAGGACACGGGGACGGCGACGACCGACGAGGCGGCCAGCGGCCGCACCGACGAGAGGCTCGACGCCGCCGACACCGACGCCGACACCGACGCCGCGACCGATACCGACCGCCCCGGGACGCCGAGCGACCCGGTCGTCGACCTCGCGGACGTGACGTTCGGCTACACCGCGACCCCGGTCGTCGAGGACGTCTCGCTGACGGTCGACCGGGGCGAGTACGTCGCCATCGTGGGGCCGAACGGCTCCGGGAAGTCGACGCTCATGCAACTGATGCTCGGGCTGCTCGAGCCCGACCGCGGGTCGGCCCGGCTGTTCGGCGAGCGAGCCGACCGGTTCGACGACGGCGAACGGCTCGGCTACGTCGCCCAGACCGCCAACGCCGCCAAGGAGATGCCCATCACCGTCCGCGAGGTCGTGAAGATGGGTCGGTTCCCGCACGTCGGGTTCGGCCTGCTCTCGGGGGAGGACTGGGCCATCGTCGACGACGCCCTCGAGACGGTCGGGATGAGCGCCTTCGCCGACCGCCGCATCACGGAGCTGTCGGGCGGCCAGCGCCAGCGGGCGTTCATCGCCCGCGCCCTGGCGAGCGAGGCGGACCTGCTCGTCCTCGACGAGCCGACCGTCGGCGTCGACGCGGAGTCGGTCACCGCCTTCTACGACCTCCTGGCGTCGCTGAACGCCGAGGACATCACCGTCCTCCTCATCGAGCACGACCTCGGCGCGGTGGTCGAGCACGCCGACCGCGTGGTCTGTCTCAACCGCGAGGTCTACTTCGACGGTCCCACCGACGAGTTCGTCGACAGCGACGCCCTCGCGCGGGCGTTCGGTACCGAGGCCCGGTTCCTCTCGGAGGTGAACCGATGA
- a CDS encoding metal ABC transporter permease — MTAAAALVAAAVGLVDPTLLVAPTSLLAPLQGALDAVGEAVFALLLLVLDQWYWLMDWLYYFTGLEMLNPQYRFMHRALLVGLCIGVMAPLIGTFLVHRQLALIGDALAHTGFAGVAVGLFLNAVIDLGVSPYLTAVVVAMIAALFIELISEVTDAYNDVSMAIVLSTGFALGTTLISLNAGGLAVGVNQFLFGNLATVSPESAAILLVLFAVIVVTVAVTRNQLLYVTFDETAAAVSGIPVNWYNRVMVMLTAMVVVGAMQIMGVILVAAMLVVPVAGATQVSRSFSESLWVSVVLAELAVLLGIAVAYYTGVTAGGVIVLVAVGIYVAAVVLGKLQNVRGTATTPEVGAIEADDTEVGTRSD; from the coding sequence ATGACCGCCGCGGCGGCGCTCGTGGCGGCCGCGGTCGGCCTGGTCGACCCCACGCTGCTGGTGGCCCCCACGTCGCTTCTGGCCCCGCTGCAGGGCGCCCTCGACGCGGTCGGGGAGGCGGTGTTCGCCCTGCTCCTGCTGGTCCTCGACCAGTGGTACTGGCTGATGGACTGGCTCTACTACTTCACCGGGCTGGAGATGCTGAACCCCCAGTATCGGTTCATGCACCGTGCGCTCCTCGTGGGGCTCTGCATCGGTGTGATGGCGCCGCTCATCGGCACCTTTCTCGTCCACCGACAGCTCGCGCTCATCGGGGACGCCCTGGCCCACACCGGGTTCGCCGGGGTCGCCGTCGGCCTGTTCCTGAACGCCGTCATCGACCTCGGGGTGTCGCCGTACCTCACCGCCGTCGTCGTGGCGATGATAGCCGCGCTGTTCATCGAACTCATCTCCGAGGTGACCGACGCCTACAACGACGTCTCGATGGCCATCGTCCTCTCGACGGGGTTCGCGCTCGGCACGACGCTCATCAGCCTCAACGCGGGCGGACTCGCCGTCGGCGTCAACCAGTTCCTCTTCGGCAACCTGGCGACGGTGTCCCCGGAGAGCGCCGCCATCCTGCTCGTGCTTTTCGCCGTCATCGTGGTCACGGTTGCGGTCACGCGCAACCAGCTGCTGTACGTCACCTTCGACGAGACGGCGGCCGCCGTCTCCGGCATCCCCGTCAACTGGTACAACCGCGTGATGGTGATGCTCACCGCGATGGTCGTCGTCGGCGCGATGCAGATCATGGGCGTCATCCTCGTCGCCGCGATGCTCGTGGTCCCGGTCGCCGGCGCCACCCAGGTCTCCCGGAGCTTCAGCGAATCGCTCTGGGTGTCGGTCGTCCTCGCCGAACTCGCGGTCCTGCTGGGCATCGCCGTCGCCTACTACACTGGCGTCACCGCCGGGGGCGTCATCGTCCTCGTCGCCGTCGGCATCTACGTCGCCGCGGTCGTGCTGGGCAAACTCCAGAACGTCCGCGGGACGGCAACCACGCCGGAGGTGGGTGCCATCGAGGCCGACGACACCGAGGTCGGTACGAGAAGCGATTGA
- a CDS encoding RNA-protein complex protein Nop10: MKSDIRVCSAWETAHEAPVYTLGETCPECGADAVNSAPAPYNPEDPYGEYRRRARRRD, from the coding sequence ATGAAGTCCGACATCCGGGTCTGCTCGGCGTGGGAGACCGCCCACGAGGCGCCGGTCTACACCCTCGGCGAGACGTGCCCGGAGTGCGGTGCCGACGCCGTCAACAGCGCGCCGGCACCGTACAACCCCGAGGACCCCTACGGGGAGTACCGGCGGCGGGCGCGACGGCGCGATTGA
- a CDS encoding proteasome assembly chaperone family protein, whose amino-acid sequence MDAFDIEAPADPDLEAPVLVEGLPGVGHVGKLAAEHLLEEFDAELVRRVYSEHFPPQVTVEDGRTTLASAEVYAVRDADRDMLVLTGDHQAGDGPGHYRLTEGFLDVAEAFDVERIFAMGGVPTGELVEEPDVVGAATTDAFVDDLETVGVEFRENEPAGGIVGISGLLLGLGERRGFEAACLMGETSGYLVDPQSARAVLEVLQEAVGFDVGYDALEDRAEEMQEVVERIQQMEQGASAPSDEDLRYIG is encoded by the coding sequence ATGGACGCATTCGACATCGAGGCGCCGGCCGACCCCGACCTCGAGGCGCCGGTGCTGGTCGAGGGACTGCCGGGCGTCGGCCACGTCGGCAAACTGGCCGCCGAACACCTCCTCGAGGAGTTCGACGCCGAACTGGTCCGGCGGGTCTACTCCGAGCACTTCCCGCCGCAGGTGACCGTCGAGGACGGCCGGACGACGCTGGCCTCCGCGGAGGTGTACGCGGTCCGCGACGCCGACCGCGACATGCTGGTGCTGACCGGCGACCACCAGGCTGGCGACGGCCCGGGCCACTATCGGCTGACGGAGGGCTTTCTCGACGTCGCCGAGGCGTTCGACGTCGAGCGCATCTTCGCCATGGGCGGCGTGCCGACGGGCGAACTCGTCGAGGAGCCGGACGTCGTCGGCGCGGCGACCACCGACGCGTTCGTCGACGACCTGGAGACCGTCGGCGTCGAGTTCCGCGAGAACGAACCCGCCGGCGGCATCGTCGGTATCTCCGGGTTGCTTCTCGGCCTGGGCGAGCGCCGCGGCTTCGAGGCGGCCTGCCTGATGGGCGAGACCAGCGGCTACCTCGTCGACCCACAGAGCGCCCGTGCGGTGCTCGAGGTCCTCCAGGAGGCGGTCGGCTTCGACGTGGGCTACGACGCCCTCGAGGACCGCGCCGAGGAGATGCAGGAGGTCGTCGAGCGCATCCAGCAGATGGAGCAGGGCGCCTCCGCGCCCAGCGACGAGGACCTACGGTACATCGGCTGA